Proteins encoded in a region of the Bacillus sp. T3 genome:
- a CDS encoding sigma-54 dependent transcriptional regulator, which translates to MTRLLIVDDEIAIGNFLSHLFTSKGYQVTVINSGYEFFEIDFNKQIFHAAMIDLKLPNSDGLSILRALKKQQPGCKAIIMTGYSTINTAVEAMKLGAIDYIEKPFDDIDVLEKQIENLLATSEETTEQHISDLAHQVGLIIGETNEMNYLIQTAYKVARKNINVLIEGETGTGKEVLARFIHESSKRSKESFIGVNCGAISKSLLESELFGHERGAFTGATQQRKGLFEIASKGTLFLDEIVEATLSIQVKLLRVLETREFMRVGSEKTFRTNARIVAASNENLLEAVQNKKFREDLYYRLNVVHLKIPPLRERKEDLPHLLQYLVGRVTSIPISFSSDAIKILQEYDWPGNIRELSNYVTRVVTLSETTDGLITAKDLPVLKLPSVSYTPIKNLISKKTHQEHPLEDFLKNWVESLLLTFEQEKEINLEEILIRIKELEAIVGKAFIQKTLKETLGNRKEAAKRLQITMRKLRYLLNEKKESEKVSGI; encoded by the coding sequence GTGACAAGACTTCTGATTGTTGATGATGAAATCGCGATTGGAAATTTTCTATCCCATTTGTTTACCTCAAAAGGCTATCAAGTTACGGTGATTAATAGCGGATATGAATTTTTTGAGATTGATTTTAATAAACAAATTTTTCATGCCGCAATGATTGATTTAAAACTCCCTAACTCGGATGGATTAAGCATACTGCGTGCGTTAAAAAAGCAGCAGCCAGGATGTAAGGCGATCATTATGACTGGCTACAGTACGATTAATACGGCTGTTGAAGCGATGAAGCTTGGTGCGATTGACTATATCGAGAAACCGTTTGATGATATTGATGTTTTAGAAAAGCAAATCGAAAATTTGCTAGCTACATCCGAAGAGACAACGGAGCAGCACATCAGCGATTTAGCTCATCAAGTCGGCTTGATTATAGGTGAAACAAATGAAATGAATTATCTCATTCAAACCGCTTATAAGGTGGCAAGAAAGAATATTAATGTATTAATTGAAGGCGAAACTGGTACAGGAAAAGAGGTCCTGGCCCGTTTTATTCATGAATCTAGCAAACGAAGCAAAGAATCCTTTATTGGGGTAAATTGTGGAGCAATTTCAAAATCGTTATTAGAAAGTGAACTTTTTGGTCATGAACGAGGAGCTTTCACAGGTGCTACTCAGCAGCGGAAGGGTTTATTTGAAATTGCTAGCAAAGGGACCTTATTTCTGGACGAAATTGTCGAAGCAACACTATCGATTCAAGTAAAGCTATTACGGGTTTTAGAAACAAGAGAGTTCATGCGTGTCGGAAGTGAAAAGACTTTTCGTACAAATGCTAGGATTGTCGCAGCCTCAAATGAAAATTTATTGGAAGCGGTTCAAAATAAAAAATTTCGTGAGGATTTATATTACCGGTTGAATGTTGTCCATTTGAAAATTCCTCCTTTACGAGAACGGAAGGAGGATCTTCCTCACTTGTTACAATATTTAGTGGGACGAGTGACATCTATACCGATTTCTTTTTCAAGCGATGCAATTAAGATTTTGCAGGAATATGATTGGCCTGGAAATATCCGCGAACTATCAAATTATGTTACAAGAGTCGTCACCCTTTCAGAAACTACCGATGGACTAATCACGGCAAAAGATTTACCGGTACTGAAGCTTCCTTCTGTTTCCTATACACCGATAAAGAATCTGATTAGCAAAAAAACACATCAGGAACACCCATTAGAGGATTTTTTGAAAAATTGGGTAGAAAGTTTGCTGCTGACTTTCGAACAGGAGAAAGAAATAAATTTAGAAGAAATCCTCATAAGGATAAAGGAACTTGAAGCAATTGTTGGAAAGGCATTTATCCAAAAAACATTAAAAGAAACTCTAGGAAACCGTAAAGAAGCAGCAAAACGTTTGCAAATTACAATGAGAAAGCTTCGCTATTTATTAAACGAGAAGAAGGAATCAGAAAAGGTAAGTGGAATATGA
- a CDS encoding iron-containing alcohol dehydrogenase → MHINKFVTPEIIFGKNSIKQAGDACLRLGAKKVLIVSDLGVANAGWLEVLMTVCKESNLPFATFIDVSINPRDHDVVAGCHLYLENECDAIIGLGGGSALDAAKAIAILSVNGGKINDYEGVDKIKKPLPPMIMIMTTAGSGSEVSQFSVIVDSEREKKMIIVSKNLVPDIAIIDPYTLVTKDASLTAATGMDVLTHAIEAYVSTAATPLTDVQAKNALLLVSKYLRPSVASKTNEEAKEAMAMASLQAGLAFSNAILGAVHALSHAIGGKLPMSHGEINAVLLPYVMDFNFIAAPDRFVEIAECMGIDTRGLTQREAGRAGIRFVKELAADIGAPQTLSEVGMTEDIIDWASKLALQDACMITNPRDMTLVDAKKLLTNAL, encoded by the coding sequence ATGCACATTAATAAATTTGTAACACCCGAGATTATCTTTGGGAAGAACTCAATCAAGCAAGCAGGGGATGCTTGTCTCCGTCTTGGTGCAAAAAAAGTGTTGATTGTAAGTGATTTAGGAGTTGCTAATGCAGGTTGGTTAGAAGTATTAATGACTGTCTGCAAAGAATCGAATTTACCGTTTGCAACCTTCATCGATGTAAGTATTAATCCACGTGATCATGATGTTGTGGCGGGCTGTCACTTATATCTGGAGAATGAATGTGACGCGATCATTGGATTAGGTGGTGGCAGTGCATTAGATGCTGCAAAGGCGATTGCCATCCTCAGTGTGAATGGTGGGAAAATAAATGATTATGAAGGGGTCGATAAGATTAAAAAACCACTACCACCTATGATCATGATCATGACGACCGCAGGTTCGGGGTCTGAGGTTTCGCAATTTTCTGTCATTGTAGATTCTGAAAGAGAGAAAAAAATGATTATCGTTTCTAAAAATTTAGTCCCAGATATCGCAATTATTGATCCTTACACGCTTGTTACAAAGGATGCAAGTTTGACCGCAGCAACTGGTATGGACGTTTTAACCCATGCAATCGAAGCGTATGTAAGTACTGCTGCTACTCCTCTTACGGATGTACAAGCGAAAAATGCTTTACTGCTTGTATCAAAATATTTACGGCCATCTGTTGCGTCGAAAACGAATGAAGAAGCAAAAGAAGCGATGGCGATGGCAAGTCTTCAGGCTGGACTTGCATTTTCTAATGCAATCCTTGGAGCAGTCCATGCTCTTTCCCATGCGATTGGCGGAAAATTACCGATGTCTCATGGAGAAATCAATGCCGTTCTTCTTCCTTATGTAATGGATTTTAATTTTATTGCTGCACCAGACCGATTTGTTGAAATCGCAGAATGTATGGGGATTGATACTAGAGGATTAACCCAAAGGGAAGCTGGGAGAGCAGGAATTCGTTTTGTAAAAGAGCTTGCTGCCGATATCGGTGCTCCGCAAACGTTAAGTGAAGTTGGCATGACAGAGGATATCATAGATTGGGCAAGTAAACTAGCTTTGCAGGATGCATGTATGATCACAAATCCACGTGATATGACACTAGTGGATGCCAAAAAATTACTAACCAATGCTTTGTAG
- a CDS encoding 3D domain-containing protein, which translates to MEGYGEAIAGDTGSAIVGHKIDVLMPSKAAAFNWGVRTVKVIILN; encoded by the coding sequence GTGGAAGGATATGGAGAAGCGATTGCTGGCGATACTGGTTCAGCTATTGTTGGACACAAAATTGATGTGTTGATGCCTTCAAAAGCCGCAGCCTTCAACTGGGGAGTCAGAACAGTTAAAGTGATTATTTTAAATTAG
- a CDS encoding alpha/beta hydrolase, with translation MGHYVQVEQDVFVYVEDLNPNSDKAILFLHGWPANHKMFEYQFDHLPRMGYRCIGLDQRGFGKSDKPWSGYDYDRLADDVRCVIEAFSLKNITLLGHSTGGAIAIRYMARHNGFGVSKLALLASAAPSLIQRPYFPHGLNKDVVLKIIQDTYKDRPNMLRDFGNIFFFQYVTDTFSDWFFNLGLEAAGWATAAIANTWLGEEGLFEDLNKINVPTLILHGIHDQVCHFALGEAQKQGIKNSTLIPFQYSGHGLFIDEWEKVNKELAKFIG, from the coding sequence GTGGGACATTATGTTCAAGTTGAACAAGATGTTTTTGTTTATGTTGAGGACCTAAATCCCAACAGCGACAAGGCGATATTATTTCTACACGGTTGGCCAGCAAATCATAAAATGTTTGAATACCAATTTGACCACCTCCCACGAATGGGCTATCGTTGTATCGGCTTAGACCAACGTGGTTTCGGAAAGTCAGATAAACCTTGGAGTGGCTACGACTATGATCGCTTAGCAGACGATGTTCGGTGTGTCATTGAGGCGTTTTCATTAAAAAATATCACGTTGTTAGGACACTCCACTGGCGGCGCTATAGCCATTCGTTACATGGCTCGGCACAATGGGTTTGGAGTTTCAAAGCTCGCACTTTTAGCAAGTGCTGCACCGAGCCTCATCCAACGCCCTTATTTTCCACATGGATTAAATAAAGATGTTGTGCTGAAAATCATTCAAGACACCTATAAGGACCGACCTAACATGCTCCGTGACTTTGGGAACATATTTTTCTTCCAATATGTAACAGACACTTTTTCAGATTGGTTTTTCAACTTGGGGCTCGAGGCAGCCGGATGGGCAACAGCAGCCATTGCGAACACTTGGTTAGGCGAAGAAGGACTATTTGAGGATCTCAATAAAATTAATGTACCGACGCTTATCCTTCACGGTATTCACGATCAGGTATGTCATTTCGCCTTGGGAGAGGCACAGAAGCAAGGAATTAAAAATTCCACGCTAATCCCTTTCCAATATAGTGGTCATGGACTTTTTATAGATGAATGGGAGAAGGTGAACAAAGAACTAGCTAAGTTTATTGGATAG
- a CDS encoding ATP-binding protein, whose product MLQDKKDMIALLTGVKSSKKNYYTEMKNTVEQLQKKNMQLEIINEVMKSININSTFNQILKNVIDKLRGLMPCDRVSLLLLKNDELILSNVYPENSMHLMLGSVIPFEHSLYWSALKNNQTIHKQLKNTQDNFFEKESLIDSGIKTVIVLPLTMKNKEIGVFSIGRQDDSKWSEDDVAFLQQLTDHLAISIENTQLYNEVLKRKQQWEDTFKAVDDMIFIFDHNLNVLQCNDKVKSFFNLTEECPSFSFLGESCRAFILDTFRTQKPGYMDLYFHHSKICESHTYLIQNNQQEVYGVILYMKDVTEKRKMEAQLLHSGKLAAIGEMAAGVAHELNSPLTAILGNSQLLLRNRPTDELSHQLLKDIKNCGDRCKQIIKSLLTFSRQDEYTFESFSLNDAIEQVMYLLKYQLEKSDIEIELDLLEHLPLIEGSQQQIEQVVVNLILNARDALELSNKPLKLMRIRTFLLNNEVHLTVEDNGIGIEKHRISEIFHPFYTTKESDKGTGLGLSVSFGIAESHGGTIDVLSQIHNGSTFTLRIPLHQAKIVGVR is encoded by the coding sequence ATGTTACAGGATAAAAAAGATATGATTGCTTTACTCACGGGAGTAAAGTCATCAAAGAAAAATTATTATACCGAAATGAAGAATACGGTTGAGCAGCTTCAGAAGAAAAACATGCAATTAGAAATCATAAATGAAGTGATGAAGAGCATCAACATCAATTCAACCTTCAATCAAATATTAAAAAATGTCATTGATAAATTAAGGGGACTAATGCCATGTGACCGAGTAAGTCTATTGCTATTAAAAAATGATGAACTCATTCTATCAAATGTTTACCCAGAAAATTCGATGCATTTGATGCTCGGTTCGGTTATTCCATTTGAACACTCACTCTATTGGTCAGCCTTAAAAAATAATCAAACGATACATAAACAATTGAAAAATACCCAAGACAACTTTTTTGAAAAAGAATCTTTAATTGATAGCGGGATTAAAACAGTCATTGTTCTGCCATTGACTATGAAGAATAAAGAAATTGGTGTATTTAGTATCGGTAGACAGGATGATTCTAAATGGAGTGAGGACGATGTTGCTTTTCTACAACAGCTAACCGATCATTTAGCCATCAGTATTGAAAATACACAATTATATAATGAAGTACTAAAGCGCAAGCAGCAATGGGAAGATACTTTTAAGGCAGTCGATGATATGATCTTTATTTTTGATCATAATCTAAATGTCCTTCAGTGTAATGATAAAGTGAAATCCTTCTTTAATCTTACGGAGGAATGCCCTTCCTTTTCATTTTTGGGGGAATCGTGTCGTGCCTTTATTCTTGACACATTTCGGACTCAAAAGCCAGGTTATATGGATTTATATTTTCATCACAGCAAGATTTGTGAATCACATACATATCTTATCCAAAACAATCAACAGGAAGTATATGGTGTGATTTTATATATGAAGGATGTAACAGAAAAAAGAAAAATGGAAGCCCAGCTTCTTCATTCTGGTAAATTGGCCGCAATCGGTGAAATGGCAGCAGGAGTTGCACACGAACTTAATAGCCCTCTTACTGCGATACTGGGGAATTCCCAGCTGCTCCTTAGAAATCGTCCTACAGATGAACTATCCCATCAGCTCTTAAAGGATATTAAAAACTGTGGAGACCGCTGTAAACAAATCATTAAAAGTCTACTAACTTTTTCAAGGCAGGATGAATATACGTTTGAGTCATTTTCGTTAAATGATGCAATCGAACAGGTTATGTATTTATTAAAATATCAATTGGAAAAGAGCGATATTGAGATTGAACTAGACTTACTAGAGCACTTGCCATTAATTGAAGGAAGTCAGCAGCAAATTGAGCAAGTGGTTGTGAATCTCATTCTGAATGCGAGAGATGCACTAGAATTATCGAATAAACCGCTGAAACTCATGAGGATTCGGACGTTCCTTTTAAACAATGAAGTACACTTGACAGTCGAGGATAATGGAATAGGGATTGAAAAACATCGGATTTCGGAAATTTTTCATCCGTTTTATACAACAAAAGAGAGTGATAAAGGGACTGGATTGGGATTATCAGTTAGTTTTGGGATTGCAGAAAGTCATGGGGGAACGATTGATGTTCTCAGTCAAATTCATAATGGGAGTACCTTCACACTACGAATTCCACTTCATCAGGCTAAGATTGTGGGGGTGAGATAG
- a CDS encoding cell wall-binding protein, which yields MPDIKRMILFSFTSMLCISGSFVSTAQANTGSIQNIQQELEQKAKEKQSISTEIDNIQREMDSLNQYITENKQSMANTQKRIDEMNLLIEENKQQIVILEDKILNRKDVMENRLKALQNDNNLNLVIKVLIESKSFDDFLQRASAVSAILNADNDILEAQKLDLQQIEDHKKEIDQQQQKLEEEQAVLAGQQTKLNQNLQTRQETLSAMQAKYSQIEQQENGIEAQLKAAQDAIRIEREAAAKAVAAAPQQTAAAPAGNGKEIYVTATAYSSRRNLAPLQN from the coding sequence ATGCCAGATATTAAGCGTATGATTCTCTTTAGTTTTACATCGATGTTATGTATCTCTGGTTCGTTTGTGTCTACAGCACAAGCCAACACAGGCTCGATACAGAATATTCAACAAGAGCTTGAACAAAAAGCTAAAGAAAAGCAGTCTATTTCTACTGAAATAGACAATATCCAACGAGAAATGGACTCTCTGAATCAATATATAACAGAGAATAAACAATCGATGGCAAACACCCAAAAGCGAATTGACGAAATGAATCTGCTGATTGAAGAAAATAAACAGCAAATCGTCATCCTTGAGGATAAAATCCTAAATCGCAAAGACGTTATGGAAAACAGACTTAAGGCTCTTCAAAATGATAATAATCTCAATTTGGTGATTAAAGTTTTAATAGAGTCAAAGAGTTTTGATGATTTTCTTCAACGTGCCAGTGCCGTAAGTGCAATCTTAAATGCTGATAATGATATTTTGGAAGCTCAAAAGCTAGATTTACAGCAAATTGAAGATCACAAAAAGGAAATTGATCAGCAACAACAAAAACTTGAAGAAGAACAAGCTGTACTTGCAGGACAACAAACGAAATTAAATCAAAACCTGCAAACTCGCCAAGAAACGTTATCGGCGATGCAAGCAAAATACAGCCAAATTGAACAGCAAGAGAATGGGATAGAAGCCCAATTAAAAGCAGCACAAGATGCGATTCGCATTGAACGTGAGGCGGCAGCGAAAGCCGTTGCAGCCGCTCCTCAACAAACAGCAGCTGCTCCAGCTGGAAATGGAAAAGAAATTTATGTTACTGCAACCGCATACAGTTCCAGGAGGAATCTGGCGCCGTTACAAAATTAG
- a CDS encoding heavy metal translocating P-type ATPase, translated as MLAEIKPVEQTVQIDTPFFEKIKPHLELVAALFSGLLIFIGWLLAANWHTTSVAIFLVAYLIGGFSKAKEGIEKTFENKELNVEMLMIFAAIGSAIIGYWTEGAILIFIFALSGALETYTMNKSHKEISALMNLQPEEALRVCNGIEEKVSVSDLVVGDILLIKPGERVPSDGTIIEGQTNIDEAAITGESMPVSKSLHDEVFAGTVNLRGSILVEMTKPNSETLFQKIITLVQSAQSEKSPSQQFIEQFEGKYVKTVLLIVALMMFVPHFALGWSWTETFYRAMILLVVASPCALVASIMPATLSAISNGARHGILFKGGVHLENLGNLQAIAFDKTGTLTKGKPEVSDCIVREDLTEEELLLHIASLEAYSNHPLATAIVRFAKTKVTELVKPENMEDIAGHGVQATINGVQWKVGKADFVNRIEAEQFQNGIASTLQEQGKTVVFARDEKGIAGVLTLKDSVREEALQAIQALKNEGIHTVMLTGDSKKTASSIAAESGIDMYFAECLPETKVEELKKLKEKYKIVAMVGDGINDAPALATANVGIAMGEGTDVALETADVVLMKNDLPKIAEAVKLSKKMNTIIRQNVVISITVIMLLIASNFLQFLALPIGVLGHEGSTILVILNGLRLLRS; from the coding sequence ATGCTTGCAGAAATAAAACCAGTTGAACAAACAGTTCAGATTGATACTCCTTTCTTTGAAAAAATAAAACCACATCTAGAATTAGTTGCCGCTCTGTTTAGTGGATTGCTTATCTTCATTGGATGGCTTCTGGCTGCAAATTGGCACACCACGTCCGTTGCTATTTTTCTTGTTGCCTATTTAATTGGTGGATTTTCAAAAGCTAAGGAAGGAATCGAAAAAACCTTTGAAAATAAAGAATTAAATGTTGAGATGTTGATGATTTTTGCGGCAATCGGTTCGGCCATAATAGGCTACTGGACGGAGGGTGCAATTTTAATCTTCATTTTTGCCTTAAGTGGTGCACTTGAGACGTATACGATGAACAAAAGTCATAAAGAAATTTCGGCTTTAATGAATTTACAGCCTGAAGAAGCACTGCGTGTTTGCAATGGTATTGAAGAAAAAGTGTCCGTTTCCGACCTTGTTGTTGGGGATATTCTGTTAATTAAGCCAGGTGAGCGAGTACCGTCTGATGGTACCATAATTGAAGGTCAAACAAATATTGATGAGGCCGCGATAACGGGTGAATCGATGCCCGTTAGTAAATCGCTTCACGATGAAGTGTTTGCAGGAACAGTCAATCTTCGTGGATCAATCTTGGTGGAAATGACAAAACCGAATAGCGAAACATTATTTCAAAAAATTATCACGCTTGTTCAATCAGCGCAAAGTGAAAAATCACCTTCTCAACAATTTATTGAACAATTTGAGGGGAAATATGTTAAAACAGTATTATTGATAGTTGCATTAATGATGTTTGTTCCGCATTTTGCACTTGGCTGGAGCTGGACTGAAACCTTTTATCGAGCCATGATTTTACTTGTTGTTGCATCTCCATGTGCTCTAGTTGCTTCGATTATGCCAGCCACTTTATCAGCGATTTCGAATGGTGCCCGTCACGGAATCCTGTTTAAGGGTGGTGTGCATCTTGAAAATCTCGGGAATTTGCAAGCAATTGCTTTTGATAAAACAGGTACATTAACCAAGGGGAAACCTGAAGTATCGGATTGTATTGTACGAGAGGATTTAACAGAGGAAGAGTTACTGCTTCATATTGCATCGCTTGAAGCGTACTCGAACCATCCACTTGCTACTGCTATCGTCCGCTTTGCCAAAACAAAGGTTACTGAATTGGTCAAACCAGAAAATATGGAGGACATTGCGGGTCATGGTGTGCAGGCTACCATTAATGGTGTTCAATGGAAGGTCGGTAAAGCAGATTTTGTAAACCGCATAGAAGCAGAGCAGTTTCAAAACGGTATTGCTTCCACCCTTCAAGAACAGGGGAAAACGGTCGTGTTTGCCCGTGATGAAAAAGGGATTGCCGGAGTATTAACATTAAAAGACAGTGTTCGTGAAGAAGCACTTCAAGCGATTCAAGCGTTAAAAAACGAAGGAATCCATACCGTTATGCTAACAGGTGATAGTAAAAAAACGGCCTCCAGTATTGCTGCTGAAAGTGGAATTGATATGTACTTTGCTGAGTGCCTTCCTGAAACGAAAGTGGAGGAGCTCAAAAAATTAAAGGAAAAATACAAGATTGTTGCCATGGTTGGAGACGGGATCAATGATGCTCCTGCACTTGCAACAGCAAATGTTGGCATAGCAATGGGAGAAGGGACGGATGTTGCACTGGAAACAGCAGACGTCGTCCTAATGAAAAATGATTTGCCAAAAATTGCCGAAGCAGTGAAGCTTTCGAAAAAAATGAACACGATTATTAGACAAAATGTGGTCATTTCAATAACGGTAATCATGTTATTAATAGCTTCCAACTTCCTGCAGTTCCTAGCGTTGCCAATCGGGGTCCTTGGGCATGAAGGAAGCACCATCCTTGTAATACTAAATGGGTTAAGATTATTACGATCATAA
- the adhP gene encoding alcohol dehydrogenase AdhP: MKAAVISQFHQKLEIKEVPVPELGYGEILVKIKACGVCHTDLHAAHGDWPVKPMLPLIPGHEGVGIVEAVAEGVTSIKVGDRVGVPWLYSACGECEYCLTGRETLCPDQLNAGYSVDGGYAEYCKAPANYVVKIPESLDFHEVSPIFCAGVTTYKALKVSEAKPGDWVAIYGIGGLGHVALQYAKAMGFNVIAVDIQDDKLELAKQLGADLTVNGLRVNPAEEIQNQVGGVQAAVSVAVTAKAFEQAYRSVKRGGTLVVVGLPNADLPIPIFDTVLNGVTVKGSIVGTRKDLQEAIEFAAQGKVRTNIEVQPLDNINEVFDRMEKGGINGRVVLTLE, encoded by the coding sequence ATGAAAGCAGCAGTAATAAGCCAATTTCATCAAAAGCTTGAAATCAAAGAGGTTCCTGTACCAGAGCTTGGCTATGGAGAAATCCTTGTGAAAATTAAAGCTTGCGGAGTTTGTCATACAGATTTACATGCTGCACATGGGGATTGGCCAGTTAAACCTATGCTTCCACTTATTCCAGGTCATGAAGGTGTAGGGATTGTTGAAGCGGTGGCAGAAGGTGTAACGTCGATTAAGGTGGGCGACCGTGTTGGTGTCCCATGGTTATATTCCGCTTGTGGTGAATGTGAGTATTGTTTAACAGGGCGTGAAACATTATGTCCAGATCAATTAAATGCTGGCTATTCCGTTGATGGTGGATATGCTGAATATTGTAAAGCACCAGCCAATTATGTTGTGAAAATTCCTGAATCCCTAGATTTTCACGAGGTTTCCCCGATTTTTTGTGCAGGTGTAACAACCTATAAAGCGTTAAAGGTTTCAGAAGCAAAACCAGGAGATTGGGTAGCCATTTATGGAATTGGCGGGCTTGGACACGTTGCTCTGCAATACGCCAAAGCTATGGGCTTTAACGTAATTGCTGTTGATATTCAAGATGACAAGCTCGAGCTTGCGAAACAATTAGGAGCAGATCTTACAGTGAATGGATTAAGAGTGAATCCAGCTGAAGAAATTCAAAATCAGGTAGGTGGCGTCCAAGCAGCAGTTAGTGTTGCTGTGACAGCAAAAGCTTTTGAACAAGCATACCGTTCCGTTAAACGTGGTGGAACACTAGTCGTCGTTGGTCTACCTAATGCAGATCTACCAATTCCAATTTTTGATACAGTCTTAAATGGAGTAACGGTGAAAGGCTCTATCGTTGGGACAAGAAAAGATTTACAAGAAGCGATTGAATTTGCCGCTCAAGGAAAAGTACGAACCAATATTGAAGTACAGCCTCTCGATAATATTAATGAAGTATTTGATCGTATGGAAAAAGGTGGAATCAACGGCCGAGTCGTTCTTACATTAGAATAG